One genomic segment of Panicum virgatum strain AP13 chromosome 2N, P.virgatum_v5, whole genome shotgun sequence includes these proteins:
- the LOC120658536 gene encoding protein NRT1/ PTR FAMILY 8.3-like isoform X1 — translation MEEGGEHTSLLVKDDASCHGDESQNLLETRQGSQLKSKRFDWRAPALILGLECLESMAFNGIATNLVVYIRPVLHGGIASSASTVSLWFGTSFFVPILGAAIADTYLGNYKTILISLIMYLLGMVLITVAAFMPSTSVSCDMSSSCLLSDGTQNLIFFVALYLTAVGCGGVRSALLPFGADQFNNEHSLDIKRRRNFFSSFYICVIFGVITSGTIIVWVQENVSWAIGYGIATTCIGLALIGFLVGTPIFRQYEPCGSPVKSIFKVIVATFRNMSLEVPDDSSLLYEVRSNHIQRIKLAHSDDFRFLDRAAVISDLSSAYGNRQSSWSLCTVTEVEELKILIRLLPIWVTGIFFGAAISQMHTTFIQQGTVMNTKIGSLTIPPASLYSFEVICVTLWVLAVDKVIAPATRMYFANGVELTQLQRIGIGRFLMIFAMAMAALLETKRLQSIREAEPLSIAWQFPQYFIIAGAECFAVITQLEFFHGQAPDSMKSMLTAFALLTTALGNYLSSAIITFIAGVTVVWQSPGWIPDDLNRGHLDYYYWCFAAVSLANFVVYVYFASKYKLKKVVIS, via the exons atggaggagggAGGCGAGCACACGAGCCTTCTGGTCAAG GATGATGCATCATGCCATGGAGATGAATCACAGAATCTATTGGAAACAAGGCAAGGGTCACAGCTTAAAAGTAAACGCTTTGACTGGAGAGCACCGGCACTCATTCTGG GATTGGAATGCTTGGAGAGCATGGCTTTCAATGGAATCGCGACAAACCTAGTCGTGTATATCCGCCCAGTTCTCCATGGTGGTATTGCTTCCAGTGCATCAACCGTATCTCTTTGGTTTGGAACAAGTTTCTTTGTGCCAATACTTGGAGCCGCCATAGCAGATACTTACTTGGGAAATTACAAGACCATTTTAATCTCCCTTATCATGTACCTACTT GGCATGGTACTCATTACAGTTGCAGCATTTATGCCTTCTACTTCAGTCTCGTGTGACATGAGCTCATCATGCCTTTTGTCAGATGGAACTCAAAATctgattttctttgttgcgTTGTATCTCACTGCTGTTGGATGTGGAGGAGTAAGATCTGCATTGCTTCCATTTGGTGCAGACCAATTCAACAATGAGCACAGTTTAGACATTAAGAGGAGAAGGAATTTCTTCAGTTCATTCTAT ATATGTGTCATCTTCGGTGTGATTACATCAGGGACCATTATAGTCTGGGTTCAGGAAAATGTTAGCTGGGCTATAGGATATGGAATTGCCACGACATGCATAGGTCTTGCTTTGATAGGATTTCTGGTGGGCACACCTATATTTCGACAATATGAGCCTTGTGGTTCTCCAGTGAAGAGTATTTTCAAGGTTATTGTTGCCACTTTTAGAAACATGAGCTTGGAAGTTCCTGATGATAGCTCTCTTCTGTATGAGGTCAGGAGCAACCACATACAAAGGATAAAACTAGCCCACTCTGATGATTTTAG ATTCTTAGACAGGGCAGCGGTTATTTCTGATCTGAGCTCGGCCTATGGAAATCGTCAAAGTTCATGGAGTCTATGCACGGTTACTGAAGTTGAGGAACTGAAAATACTAATCCGCTTACTCCCAATATGGGTTACTGGAATATTCTTTGGTGCCGCAATCTCTCAAATGCACACCACTTTCATTCAGCAGGGAACTGTGATGAACACCAAGATTGGCTCCCTGACCATTCCACCAGCATCCTTGTACTCATTTGAAGTGATATGCGTCACACTCTGGGTACTTGCTGTGGACAAAGTGATTGCACCAGCAACCCGAATGTACTTTGCAAACGGCGTAGAGCTCACACAGTTACAGCGGATCGGGATCGGTCGTTTCCTGATGATTTTTGCCATGGCAATGGCTGCACTTCTAGAAACAAAGAGGCTACAAAGTATTCGGGAAGCAGAGCCGCTAAGCATTGCATGGCAGTTTCCACAGTACTTTATTATTGCTGGGGCCGAGTGCTTCGCTGTCATCACTCAGCTGGAATTCTTCCACGGTCAGGCGCCAGACTCCATGAAGAGCATGTTGACGGCATTCGCATTGCTCACCACTGCTCTTGGTAATTACTTGAGCTCAGCCATCATCACCTTCATTGCTGGGGTGACCGTAGTATGGCAAAGCCCAGGATGGATACCAGATGATCTGAATAGAGGTCACCTGGACTACTATTATTGGTGTTTTGCAGCCGTCTCTTTGGCGAATTTTGTTGTGTATGTGTATTTTGCCAGTAAATACAAACTGAAGAAAGTTGTTATTAGCTAA
- the LOC120658536 gene encoding protein NRT1/ PTR FAMILY 8.3-like isoform X2, which produces MLGEHGFQWNRDKPSRVYPPSSPWWYCFQCINRISLVWNKFLCANTWSRHSRYLLGKLQDHFNLPYHGMVLITVAAFMPSTSVSCDMSSSCLLSDGTQNLIFFVALYLTAVGCGGVRSALLPFGADQFNNEHSLDIKRRRNFFSSFYICVIFGVITSGTIIVWVQENVSWAIGYGIATTCIGLALIGFLVGTPIFRQYEPCGSPVKSIFKVIVATFRNMSLEVPDDSSLLYEVRSNHIQRIKLAHSDDFRFLDRAAVISDLSSAYGNRQSSWSLCTVTEVEELKILIRLLPIWVTGIFFGAAISQMHTTFIQQGTVMNTKIGSLTIPPASLYSFEVICVTLWVLAVDKVIAPATRMYFANGVELTQLQRIGIGRFLMIFAMAMAALLETKRLQSIREAEPLSIAWQFPQYFIIAGAECFAVITQLEFFHGQAPDSMKSMLTAFALLTTALGNYLSSAIITFIAGVTVVWQSPGWIPDDLNRGHLDYYYWCFAAVSLANFVVYVYFASKYKLKKVVIS; this is translated from the exons ATGCTTGGAGAGCATGGCTTTCAATGGAATCGCGACAAACCTAGTCGTGTATATCCGCCCAGTTCTCCATGGTGGTATTGCTTCCAGTGCATCAACCGTATCTCTTTGGTTTGGAACAAGTTTCTTTGTGCCAATACTTGGAGCCGCCATAGCAGATACTTACTTGGGAAATTACAAGACCATTTTAATCTCCCTTATCAT GGCATGGTACTCATTACAGTTGCAGCATTTATGCCTTCTACTTCAGTCTCGTGTGACATGAGCTCATCATGCCTTTTGTCAGATGGAACTCAAAATctgattttctttgttgcgTTGTATCTCACTGCTGTTGGATGTGGAGGAGTAAGATCTGCATTGCTTCCATTTGGTGCAGACCAATTCAACAATGAGCACAGTTTAGACATTAAGAGGAGAAGGAATTTCTTCAGTTCATTCTAT ATATGTGTCATCTTCGGTGTGATTACATCAGGGACCATTATAGTCTGGGTTCAGGAAAATGTTAGCTGGGCTATAGGATATGGAATTGCCACGACATGCATAGGTCTTGCTTTGATAGGATTTCTGGTGGGCACACCTATATTTCGACAATATGAGCCTTGTGGTTCTCCAGTGAAGAGTATTTTCAAGGTTATTGTTGCCACTTTTAGAAACATGAGCTTGGAAGTTCCTGATGATAGCTCTCTTCTGTATGAGGTCAGGAGCAACCACATACAAAGGATAAAACTAGCCCACTCTGATGATTTTAG ATTCTTAGACAGGGCAGCGGTTATTTCTGATCTGAGCTCGGCCTATGGAAATCGTCAAAGTTCATGGAGTCTATGCACGGTTACTGAAGTTGAGGAACTGAAAATACTAATCCGCTTACTCCCAATATGGGTTACTGGAATATTCTTTGGTGCCGCAATCTCTCAAATGCACACCACTTTCATTCAGCAGGGAACTGTGATGAACACCAAGATTGGCTCCCTGACCATTCCACCAGCATCCTTGTACTCATTTGAAGTGATATGCGTCACACTCTGGGTACTTGCTGTGGACAAAGTGATTGCACCAGCAACCCGAATGTACTTTGCAAACGGCGTAGAGCTCACACAGTTACAGCGGATCGGGATCGGTCGTTTCCTGATGATTTTTGCCATGGCAATGGCTGCACTTCTAGAAACAAAGAGGCTACAAAGTATTCGGGAAGCAGAGCCGCTAAGCATTGCATGGCAGTTTCCACAGTACTTTATTATTGCTGGGGCCGAGTGCTTCGCTGTCATCACTCAGCTGGAATTCTTCCACGGTCAGGCGCCAGACTCCATGAAGAGCATGTTGACGGCATTCGCATTGCTCACCACTGCTCTTGGTAATTACTTGAGCTCAGCCATCATCACCTTCATTGCTGGGGTGACCGTAGTATGGCAAAGCCCAGGATGGATACCAGATGATCTGAATAGAGGTCACCTGGACTACTATTATTGGTGTTTTGCAGCCGTCTCTTTGGCGAATTTTGTTGTGTATGTGTATTTTGCCAGTAAATACAAACTGAAGAAAGTTGTTATTAGCTAA